In a genomic window of Bordetella petrii:
- a CDS encoding ABC transporter substrate-binding protein, protein MNDRVDDTSNSKGISRRTLLKMAATTGAAAIVSPRIVMAAGEQPVKFGVDNPVTGTYAITGRNELQGMQLAIEEINAKGGILGRQAVLIVEDSTSGDAGVAVQKARKLIERDQVDFLIGNVNSGLTEAISQVAHSKGVFMLDPGGHADPITGTECHWNVFQTCPSTTLLVNAIAPDLIKRFGKKFYFLVPDYAFGHGLLEAYNANLKKYGATNVGADLIPLGTADYSSYLIKAQSASPDVIVILQNGDDQTNVLKQAVQFGLDKRFHIAGANIELETLEALPPNARIGNWVIEWYWNQPDVPHVKAFVDAIKKKTGRVPTARTWFGHTSIHACALAAAKAKSLDAVKMARALDGLVLPPEVALQPGEAVYRAGQHLLIGTLWAGHAQTQGNGDDDLFHIDTIIDSKTIAPTIEEAGCKMTWPA, encoded by the coding sequence CCGCCGCACCCTTCTCAAAATGGCAGCCACAACAGGCGCTGCCGCGATAGTTTCGCCGCGTATAGTCATGGCGGCCGGCGAGCAACCCGTGAAGTTCGGCGTGGACAACCCCGTCACGGGAACCTACGCAATCACCGGCAGGAACGAGCTGCAAGGCATGCAGCTTGCCATCGAGGAAATCAACGCCAAGGGCGGCATCCTGGGGCGCCAGGCCGTGCTGATCGTTGAAGACTCCACCAGCGGCGACGCTGGCGTAGCGGTGCAAAAAGCGCGCAAACTCATCGAGCGCGACCAGGTCGATTTTCTGATCGGCAATGTGAACTCCGGCCTGACCGAAGCCATTTCCCAGGTGGCTCACTCCAAAGGCGTATTCATGCTGGACCCGGGCGGGCACGCCGACCCCATCACCGGCACCGAATGCCACTGGAACGTGTTCCAGACCTGCCCGTCGACCACCTTGCTGGTCAACGCCATCGCGCCCGATCTGATCAAGCGCTTCGGCAAGAAGTTTTATTTCCTGGTGCCCGATTACGCGTTCGGCCATGGCCTGCTGGAAGCCTATAACGCCAACCTTAAAAAGTACGGCGCCACCAACGTCGGCGCCGACCTGATCCCCCTGGGCACCGCCGACTATTCTTCTTACCTGATCAAGGCGCAGTCGGCCAGCCCCGATGTCATCGTCATTCTGCAGAACGGCGACGACCAGACCAACGTGCTGAAGCAGGCCGTGCAGTTCGGCCTGGACAAGCGGTTTCACATTGCCGGCGCGAACATCGAGCTGGAAACGCTCGAAGCGCTGCCGCCCAATGCGCGCATCGGCAACTGGGTCATCGAGTGGTATTGGAACCAGCCCGACGTGCCCCATGTGAAGGCGTTCGTCGACGCCATCAAGAAGAAAACCGGCCGGGTGCCGACGGCGCGCACCTGGTTCGGCCACACCTCGATCCACGCCTGCGCGCTGGCAGCTGCCAAGGCAAAGTCGCTGGACGCGGTGAAGATGGCCAGAGCGCTAGACGGGCTGGTACTGCCGCCCGAAGTCGCCCTGCAACCGGGCGAGGCCGTCTACCGGGCCGGCCAGCACTTGCTTATCGGCACGCTGTGGGCCGGCCACGCCCAGACGCAGGGCAACGGCGACGACGACCTCTTCCATATCGATACCATCATCGATAGCAAGACCATCGCGCCAACCATAGAAGAAGCCGGCTGCAAGATGACCTGGCCCGCCTGA
- a CDS encoding branched-chain amino acid ABC transporter permease: MTQLILFNIFNGLVIGAFYALMALGLSLIINLTNVINFAHGEFLALGGYIAYTLDPYLGFWWALIVSPFITAIIGLVVERVLIRPLYNRDPLYSLLLTFGLAYVLQDSIRFIWGAQGLPLQTPAVLNSPLSPTLFFLTGYRVFMVALVAVAVAVLFYVLKKTRVGMRIRAGTLDLEMVSALGVDVRILRNLNFGLGIFFAGLAGVLAAGMLGLTPTIGEGLIMPSFVAVIVGGLGSLVGTLFGGLVIGVAAGVVTVFYPSASEASIYVIMAIVLLFRPYGLFGEKGGTKL, from the coding sequence GTGACCCAGTTGATTCTTTTCAACATATTCAACGGGTTGGTCATCGGCGCGTTCTATGCATTGATGGCCCTGGGCTTGTCCCTGATCATCAACCTGACCAATGTCATCAACTTCGCGCACGGCGAATTCCTTGCGCTGGGCGGCTACATTGCCTACACGCTCGACCCTTACCTGGGATTCTGGTGGGCGCTGATCGTGTCGCCGTTCATCACGGCCATCATAGGGCTGGTCGTGGAGCGCGTGCTGATACGCCCCCTGTACAACCGCGACCCGCTCTACAGCCTGCTGCTCACGTTCGGGCTGGCCTACGTGCTGCAGGATTCGATCCGCTTCATCTGGGGCGCGCAAGGCTTGCCGCTGCAAACCCCCGCCGTTTTGAACTCGCCACTGAGCCCCACGCTGTTTTTCCTGACGGGCTACCGCGTCTTCATGGTGGCCCTGGTGGCGGTGGCCGTAGCGGTGCTGTTCTACGTGCTGAAGAAAACCCGGGTAGGCATGCGCATACGCGCCGGCACGCTCGACCTGGAAATGGTGTCCGCGCTGGGCGTCGACGTGCGCATTCTGCGCAACCTGAACTTCGGCCTGGGCATTTTTTTCGCGGGGCTGGCCGGCGTGCTGGCGGCCGGCATGCTGGGACTAACGCCCACCATTGGCGAAGGCCTGATCATGCCCAGCTTCGTGGCGGTCATTGTGGGCGGGCTGGGCAGCCTGGTAGGCACCCTGTTCGGCGGCCTGGTGATCGGCGTGGCGGCGGGCGTGGTAACGGTGTTCTACCCATCGGCCTCCGAAGCTTCCATCTACGTAATCATGGCGATCGTGCTGCTGTTCCGGCCGTACGGCCTGTTTGGCGAGAAAGGCGGGACCAAACTGTGA
- a CDS encoding branched-chain amino acid ABC transporter permease → MKIAKHSQWVLWAVLLSMPYWMTLLGGYTDLASRLLVIGLAAMATNLLVGHTGVNSFGHAAYFGLGAYATGLTLKYLMPSTPTAFVMGVVVGTLGGMLIGALIVRLRGIYFALATIAFGQVFYFIAFRWNSVTGGDNGLRGFQRLAIDLGFTQLDITSSLAFYYVVLAILALCAYAMATILRSPFGHTLQAIRENERRAQFLSIPVNRHIWIAYTISCFFVSIAGSLYALLNNFASPHDLYWTQSGDFVLMAVIGGMRSFWGPLLGAAIFVLAQDYLSGVTQDWMFFIGMIFVLVVLLIPRGIAGLFQRRAQ, encoded by the coding sequence ATGAAAATAGCAAAACACTCGCAGTGGGTCCTGTGGGCCGTGCTGTTGAGCATGCCTTACTGGATGACGCTTCTGGGAGGGTATACGGACCTGGCCTCGCGCCTGCTGGTGATCGGGCTGGCGGCCATGGCAACCAACCTGCTGGTCGGCCATACCGGGGTCAACTCGTTCGGCCATGCCGCGTACTTCGGGCTGGGCGCGTACGCCACGGGCCTTACGCTGAAGTACCTGATGCCCAGCACCCCCACGGCCTTCGTCATGGGCGTGGTGGTCGGCACGCTGGGCGGCATGCTGATCGGCGCGTTGATCGTCAGGCTGCGCGGCATCTACTTCGCGCTGGCCACCATTGCCTTCGGGCAGGTGTTCTACTTCATTGCGTTTCGCTGGAACTCGGTCACGGGCGGAGACAACGGCTTGCGGGGCTTCCAGCGCCTGGCCATAGACCTGGGGTTCACGCAGCTAGACATTACGTCCAGCCTGGCCTTCTACTATGTGGTGCTGGCCATCCTGGCGCTTTGCGCCTATGCCATGGCCACTATCTTGCGGTCGCCGTTCGGGCATACGCTGCAGGCCATCCGCGAAAACGAGCGGCGCGCGCAGTTCCTGAGCATTCCCGTCAACCGCCACATCTGGATCGCCTACACGATCTCGTGCTTCTTCGTGTCGATAGCGGGGTCGCTATACGCCCTGCTCAACAACTTCGCCAGCCCCCACGACCTGTACTGGACGCAATCGGGCGACTTCGTGCTTATGGCGGTCATTGGCGGCATGCGTTCCTTCTGGGGGCCGCTGCTGGGGGCCGCGATTTTCGTGTTGGCGCAAGACTATCTTTCCGGCGTCACGCAAGACTGGATGTTCTTCATCGGGATGATATTCGTGCTGGTCGTGCTGCTAATTCCCCGTGGTATCGCCGGACTTTTCCAACGGAGGGCGCAATGA